GGCGCGCGCGGCGAGCGGCGCGAACAGGATCGCGACGAGCGCGAGGCTAGCGCCAGAAAGCGCGTTCTTCGGGAACGACAACGGTGTCTCCTGGGAGCAGCAGGATGTTCTGGGCCAGATCCCTGCCGTCGACGAAGCGGTCGAAGTCGAAGGTGAACTCGGCCGCGGCGCCGCCCTGGCTTCGGATCACCTTGATTCGCGAGCGGCCCGCGAACGGGTTCAGCCCGCCGGCCAGCGCGATCGCGTCGAGCACGCGCATGTCCGGCTGCATCTGGATCGGGCCCTCGCGCGAGACCTCGCCGATCACGTAGACGAGCTTCGAGCCGATGCTCGCGACGACGACGGTCACGACGGGCGCGGTGATGTACTCCTTCAGCCGCTCGGTGATCTCCGCCTTGAGCTGGAGCGGCGTGCGGCCGGCGGCTTGAACGTCGTCGATCAGCGGAACGGAGATCTTGCCGTCGAGCCGGACTTCGATGCGCGGGATCGAAAGCTCCTGCTCGCGCCAGACCACGATCGTCAGCGTGTCGCGCGGGCCGATCACGTAGTCCTCGGTGATCTCGACCGCCTGGGTCTCGAGCTGCGCGGCGCTCGGCCGTTCGCGCGCGGTTCCGGCGCAGCCCGCGAGCGCGAGCGCGGCGAGAACCGCGGCCAGCCCTCTTCCGAGGCCATTCCTCTCGATCATCTGGGATCCTCCGGTTCGGGCTAGGGCGCGTTCGCCAGTCCCGCGTCCTTCATCTTGTAGAGCAGGGCCTTGTAGCTGATCTGGAGTATCTCCGCGGCCTCCTTGCGGTTCCAGCGGGTCTCCTCCAGCACCTTCGCGATCAGTTTCGCCTCTGCCCGCTGTGCGGCCTCGCGACCTACCCGCTTCAGGCTGACCCGATCCGTCTCGCCAGCGAGGAAGCGCTGCAGGTCGGTGATCGGCACCGCGATCGGCGCCGGCCGGCGGGCATCGGCCATTCGCGTGCGAAGCTCGCCGATCGCCGGAGCCGCAGCGTCGAGCACGACCACGCGCTTCACCAGGTTCTCGAGCTCGCGGATGTTCCCGGGCCAATCGTAGCTCGAAAGCGCGTCGCGAAGCTCCGCCGGCAGGGGCTTCGGATCCCGGCCGTACTCGCGCGCGTAGCGCTCGAGGAAGAAGTCGGTGAGGAACGGGATCTCTTCCCTTCGCTCGCGCAGCGGCGGC
This region of Deltaproteobacteria bacterium genomic DNA includes:
- a CDS encoding polysaccharide export protein; the protein is MIERNGLGRGLAAVLAALALAGCAGTARERPSAAQLETQAVEITEDYVIGPRDTLTIVVWREQELSIPRIEVRLDGKISVPLIDDVQAAGRTPLQLKAEITERLKEYITAPVVTVVVASIGSKLVYVIGEVSREGPIQMQPDMRVLDAIALAGGLNPFAGRSRIKVIRSQGGAAAEFTFDFDRFVDGRDLAQNILLLPGDTVVVPEERAFWR
- a CDS encoding sigma-54-dependent Fis family transcriptional regulator; translation: PHPGLQAKLLQVLQDGHFSRLGGEADISVDARVIAASNRNLEIAVRECTFRADLFYRLNVVTIELPPLRERREEIPFLTDFFLERYAREYGRDPKPLPAELRDALSSYDWPGNIRELENLVKRVVVLDAAAPAIGELRTRMADARRPAPIAVPITDLQRFLAGETDRVSLKRVGREAAQRAEAKLIAKVLEETRWNRKEAAEILQISYKALLYKMKDAGLANAP